Genomic window (Daucus carota subsp. sativus chromosome 5, DH1 v3.0, whole genome shotgun sequence):
TGATTGAAAATCAACTGTAAAAACCTAACATAACAGATATACTTAAGCTTATCCTCTTTTCTAGTacctatcaagttaaggatgAAATTTCCATAATCAAACACAGTGTTGTAGataagagaatacccaatttcaAGTGATCCTGATGGAATAGCATCAAAGTTTGAAACCTTGTTCAAGAAGCATCTAGTGATACAATCAAAGTACAAGTTCCATTGCTTCTTCAGGCGAGATCTCTGCAGTACTCTAATCCTGTCAGGATCACCATTATATCCCAGTAATTTCAAAAACGCAATAAGCACATCAGCTGTAATATATGCTGGAgttttttcttctaattttgGAAGATGCAGTGCTTCCTCCACCACCTCCGGTGTGATGACATACTCCTTGCCATTGTAATTGAACGTCAATTTTGATTTCTCTGTTTGGCCTCCATTTATAAACTTTAAAGTGCTCCAAATTTGCATTACACTTTTGAAAGTAACCTTAGTAGGTTGAGTCAATGCGTAATAAATTGGACTACAAGTTAAAAAGTCTATAATGATATGAAAATCATCAGGAAACACAGATTTCTCTAAAGGAGCACAGAAATTGTTTGGGGCAAACTCGTACCCTTTTATCGAACACTTGGTGTTCATGAAAGGAGAGGTCTGCATTTTGATGAAGTTAGTGAAATGTGATTTAGATTTTACTAGAATTTGAAGATTGAAGATGTTAATCTGAAAGAGATGAGAAAGCTTAGTTGgagaattgaatttgaaaaccgCCGATTGTGTAGTGGAGTGGAAGTTATGAAAGAGTGTGTTAAGTTTGTTCTGTACTTTCTGATAAATGCTGTTTTGTTTTCCcgcttctttgttttttttaaaattagcacACTTTGGtttgttttgaattatttgtttaggggaaagaaattcttaatttattacttaaatttaaattttaaataaatattatttaatgaattttttgtaataattatttttagcatTTGGTAAATAAGTTTAGTCTTACAGGCAAGAAACCagtctaataaaattaatttaaaatcgttaacatttggggtttatggtttgggttttagaataattaattcctactgtatattaaattgcccgacggttagggtttaggattgagggtgtagggccggtaggccctactccctcgagcctaaaccctaattaaggcgaggctgaagggccgaaggccctgaagccgagacgtaggcggaataaataaatttgaaatcgttaacatttggggtttatggtttgggttttagaataattaattcctactgtatattaaattgcccgacggttagggtttaggattgagggtgtagggccggtaggccctactccctcgagcctaaaccctaattaaggcgaggctgaagggccgaaggccctgaagccgagacgtaggcggaataaataaatttgaaatcgttaacatttggggtttatggtttgggttttagaataattaattcctactgtatattaaattgcccgacggttagggtttaggattgagggtgtagggccggtaggccctactccctcgagcctaaaccctaattaaggcgaggctgaagggccgaaggccctgaagccgagacgtaggcggaataaataaatttgaaatcgttaacatttggggtttatggtttgggttttagaataatcaattcctactgtatattttattatttaaataaaaacattattacaattgttaataattttttgtgttttttttggttttaagaaagataagttttaaaactaaataaaatcatacatggtttttattaaattatttgtttattcataattactaatttaaatcATAGATAATATAAACGGTCGTTTGgatgaaaatgaaaatcatAATTTTGCTTCTGTTACGGAATCATAATTACTTGCACCAGTATTCATGCTTCTTCCCAACACGTATTGATTAAATGTTCCTCCTCCTTTTAAATAAATGTCTCTTCAGTTCTTTAATACACTATTCTATAAAAAGGCATGCATGTAAGCCTACTGTAACACTCATATCAGAAACCCTTTCTTATCTAAAACCTTTCATCTTCTTCTCCAACccttttgttttttgaaaatgtCTCTCTCTGACGGTTCCGTCCGCATCTGCCAGCGCTGCTTCAGCGTCACTGTTTGGGGTGTTCGCTACCATGTTCTCAGCCTCCCTGATGAGGTTGTTGAAGAAATGGACTTCGAGACACATCTCGAGGTCCAGTTTCTGACAATGAACTGTTACCTTCATGAGGAGCGCCTCCGTGAAGAAGCCGAGGCAAGGAGGCTTGCTGCCATCAGACGCCGCGAATGGATCATTCGATTCGCGGGGATGATGTCCAGTATCCTCCACAAgcaggaggaggaggagaagaaGGCAGAGGAAGAGTCTTCTAGTTGATAGGGCTAGATAGGTCTTCCTTTATGTACTGtcttcttttttaaatatattattattaatgaaaaatgAATGTTTGATTGCATCTAATCTTTTTTGGTATGTTgtgtttttgaataatttattttaatctatTGTGGTTGATTAAGTATAAAAGCCAATGGTATAATCATCGATTGCTATGAAAATAAAAGTCGAAGACGAAAGAAGTAAAAGTTACACAATggaaatattttcattaatagAAGCCCGTGATGGGGCGAGGATTACAAGCAAACGACTTAGTAGTCGTTATCAGTTTTATCCCTTAAGAAGGAGTTCTCCATCTTCAACTCCTTCACTTCTTCCTGCAGCTCATCTATTTTGTCTTCAAGGCGGTCGTTTCGCCTTTCAAGCATCCTTATCCTCGCCTGAAGCTCGGTGATGAGGACCTGAAGTTCGCCTAAGGTTGGGCGAGGAGGAGGCGGAGGAACCGCGTTCGGATCTGGCATAAGTGGCGGAGGATCAGACTCCACTGCCCTATCAAACTCGGCGAGAAGATCTTTAGCAGACATGGTGAGATGGTGATGAAGAAGTGAGAAAAAGTAAACTGAGATGAAACTCTATTTATAGAAAACAAGAGACTCTCTGAATTCTGACTTCGTTTTCAGTGAAATACAAAAGAATCATGTTTTGATGAGTAAAGTTAATGTGTTTAAATTCAATTTACTTATGATGCTAAAAGTGAATTACTGACAGCTGTGAAAAACTACCAGGATCcaaaatactgatgatgtcaaatatTATTCTATAAGAGAATCATGTCTTTAAGGATTAAATACTGATGACGTTTATTTGATTCTACAATAGAATCATGTGTTAAGATTTAAATACTGTCAGGATCCAaaaatactgatgatttaaatttgattcTACAAGAGAATCATGTTTTTTGAACATACAGAATATGTTAAAAATCAATTACTGATGATGTTAGTTTGATTCTATAAGAGAATCATGTCTTAAGGATTAAATACTGTCAGGATTGGAAATACTGATGACATGAATTTCATTCTACAAGGGAATCATGTATTAAAAgtaaaatactgatgatgacaATTTGGTTCTACAAGAGAACCATGTGTTAAGAGTTAAAATACATAAATGAAATACTGTTAGGATcaaaatactgatgatttaTAATTTGACAGATGTGAAACACAGTGAGTATCCAAGTACTGTTTGGAATGGACATATTGATGCAACACAATTAACCAAgcttaaacaaaatatttttacaagcTCAGTCCACTTCTGATTCACAAATTTAATTCTACAAGAGAATTATGTGTTAAGAGTTATTTACATGTATGAAACTGTCAGGATCAAAATACTGATGATCTTAATATGACAGATGTGAAACACAGTCAGTATTCAAATACTTCAGGAACAGAAATACTGATGCAACACAATTATCCAAgattaatcaatatatttttacaagttCAGTCTAGTCTAGTTCTGATTAACAAACTTTATCTCTGTTTTCATGTGGTCTTTCAAGATGTTTATTTCTGAGTAGACAATCTTTGCAGCATATATTTTTCTTGCCTTCTCCAATTGCCTTTTCTGTTCAATACCCTGTAAATATGATTGTCACAAATGGtcataaaagagaaaaaaacaCATATCTAATCCAAActtgaaattattttagaaacaaAAGTTAGTTTTGCATCCAACCTCCGCAGCAAATTTGCAATCCCAGTTGCGCAGAGTATATCCCATATATGTTTCCATATGATGCATCACAAACACTCCAGAGTCTACATTCTTATTTGAAGTTCTCCATTTCATTTCTAGACGTTGCACTGGAGCATTATTTAACAACTTGATTTTTCTTGGGCTTTTCTGTGCCATGTATAACCCAAAGTTCTCTTGCTGAAAcgtatagttaaaaatataatagttggttaatataatcaaataaaacataaattactATATCTATTTAAAACTGGAAAAAGTTGCATACCAGGGCTTCAGGTATTCCATCATACATGATATCTACACGGTCTCCACTTCGGTTGTCAATTATGTCAACACAAATCTTCCTTAAATTGAAGCATATCAGGTAGAAGTGGTTTCCAGAGAAGATTGGGAAGAAGATCTTTggttgaaaaaaaaacaaatatatttactcacaatctaaatatgaaaataggaAATAATCTCACAttgttataaatgataaatatggATAGAGTATATACCAGATCAACATGATTAATATCAACTCTGTGCTTGAACAAAATTGCATCCATGTTGGATTTGAACTTCATGTATGTTATATTTGGATCAGTACTGTTTGCTACCAATTGGCTTCCTTTAACCACATTTCCCATCTACCATTAAAGACACATATAAcagttattaataaaaattctaaacatataatatgAGTTCTgcagatataatatataacatggaGTATGAAATAACAGACTGTAGATTATTTGTGATTAACTTACTGTCACCATTGTACTGCAGAAAAACCTATAAGGAGACTCTGCTGCTCTGAATTTTTCATCTTCGTTTAGTATGCTTGTATAAGCATCAACAACATGGAACAACACTTCTTTTCCAATTTGTAGGCTTTGAATGTGATGCTTCAAGCAAGTAACGTTGTTCCAGAGGAATATCTCAATCCTGCATGTTTAAAACAGAGTCAATTATTAGCTTTTGCTTTTGCAAAGTATAGTGTCAACCATATTAAATACTGttaggattatatatatatgaaatactgtcaggatcaaaatactgatgattttttatttgacaGCTGTGAAATACAGTCAGTATCCAAATACTGTCATGTATCATTACttaaaggaatggaatggttTCCAAATGACTCTAACACtgaatcataatattttataaatcacgATTGAGTCATTATAGTCAATAACCATCTGCTATTTGAAACTAAAATGTATACTAAATATATACTCACATTGCTCGGTTCTTTCTTCCATTAATCCAGCTCCatacttcttcttcatctttgctGAACCTTTGTGTGTTGAGATCAATCCCTTGGATTTTGAATGGAGACTTCTGATGATCAGTTGGTTTGAGTACCCTTTTCAGATGATTGTTGAGTCCATATGCAGCATAGCTTGGCTCATTCCTAGTAATATGTTTTGTGTAAATATTACTATCAACCACCTGACCCcctaattttaaatcatctAAAAGTCATCTATGTCGTGCATCTTATAAAAGCCCTTTCATTTTCCGGGAGCATTAAAATGTCAAATGTTTTCCAGTCTTTGTATGTGAAAAAATCCCAGCTTTCTCAATACTGTTTTGCCAAAGAGTAAAAAAGAATTCTAAGAATCTATCTAAACAAGTTATGTTCAGAAGTTATGtagtaaaagtattatttaaatCTTTCACCTTCCTGTTGTCATCTCTTCAAACCTCTGTTCATATTCTTTCATTTTATCACTTTCTGGGAACAGCTGTTTCCCCTTGTCAAGTGTTTCACCAAATTCTTTCTTCAGCTTTTCCATTTGTGATAAATGATGCTGTAATCTTGACGATATCTCCTAGTTTCATTAATGTATGTTAGTACTTGCACATAGTTATGAATCTATAGTAAATTACTTGattctaataaattttcttaCATCCTCTGTGAGCACCTCAGTGCTATTGTGATTCTGTTCAACATCTCTTGCAATTGACAATATTGATGCATCAACATTGTCTTGTGAGAAAACCGCGGACTGGGTCCTACGCCCTTCAATGTTTCTTTAGGTGTGGTGAAGTGCTGTTCCCACCCTGTATTATAGAATAAAAAACCtcatttatattcatttatttatggAAATAAACAAAACTCAAGTTAAAAAGGATAATAATCAAAAACAGTTATATTTAATATGGTGGTTCTACTATAGAATCatcttcaattttttattatttttatacctTGTACTGTTCAGAGTTCACATCATTTTGTTGCTTTCATCAGGAGTTTCAAATTCTGGAACCTGcataatcatataaataattggCATTTTTTATATTCATGACTATATGTAGAAAGAATATAGACTATCTACTTACAATATCTCCATAACCAAAATTATTATCAGACCCTCCCTCTTTGCTCTGTCATCAATGCATGAATTCTTCCAGCCAACAAAGGCAGGCCATGTTTTCTTCACTCTAACATCAGGATGGCTTGTCCTAGCTAGATAAAAGTACTACAGACAAAATAGAAAGTCATAAGAGACGATGGCAGAAGTTATACATATATAGTAAAAAAGAGTATCAAATGTTTCAAGGTGTCTtacaagaagaaaaacaaaaacaaccAGTGTAGTATTGTGTTTTTGGATCATTCCACCATTGTTCATGAGCCTCTTTCAAATTTTGTATCACAAGTTTGCACCAATTGTAGTCTCTTGCATTGTCAAAATTACCACTGAACCTCAGGATTTTGGGGCAAACAAAGGACGTTTTATCTGTTCTGATGAAAAGGTTAGCCATCAGAATCATGAAGTTCTGCTTGAAATGTTCATCGGCATCACGAGACTCTGCAATCTTTTCACGCAACATCTTTTCAGTGATCCTGCTTGGCTGCCTTTCTTAAATTGTTTGCCCCAGCTTTGGATTTATctttagaatcttcaagtttaaCATCCAATTTCCCTTGGGTAGACCAATTATGTCAAAAACATCATCCTCTGTTATTTTAAGATTCCGATTTGGGAATAGACCAAACTCACATTTATTGTGCTCGAACCACCATAAGCAATTAACTATTGTCTTGTGTGGCAGTTCCTCACCAAGAGTAAATGAAGGAGTGCACCAAACCCAGCAGATTTCACCCACTGCCTTTGAGCTTCAGACAGCCTTGagattgtttttgaaaatgttGATGGATAAGCACGGATTAAAATCTTTTTTGGTTCTcatcatcatctttttcttcttcttcttccacttcttcatcttcattctCTGCTTCCAccttttcttcaatttcttttccttattaTGTTGTACCTGtatcaaatattaaacatagctcattaaatattaatattatgttgtAAAAAATTAAAGTTCATGTTAGAACATAGCTCAACAGTTCTACTGTGGAATGTAAACCTGAGATGATTACTATCAGTAATCCTGATGCACTCATCAGTAATCCTGATGCACTCATCAGCAATACTGATGTACTCATTAGTAATCATTATGATCCGTAtgaatcaatatttttaaagcTCATCTTAGAATAATAGCTTAACAGTGCTACTACCTGAGATGATGACTATCAGTAATCCTGATGCAGTCATCAGTAATCCTGATGCACTCATCAGTAATCCTGATGTATTCATCAGTAATCATTAATTTTGCTTCTAAAGTGGAACCaactataattattaaaaaattggcACTATTTTACTTATGTTACAGAATCAGACCATTTAAATGTTTTTACAAATGTGTAACTGTACTATACAATAGAAaccatgtatattttatatgtctACTGTTGTAAAATGGGATGAACAATGAACAAGTACTGTTATAGTGTAACTATTTACCTCTTCTACGGCTTTCCTTTTATTGACACCTTCATTCTTTGTCGCCCTTACTTTTCTTTGTGCTTTTTCTGCTGGTCCCTTGTCTGCATTTTCTCCTCCCTCAGGGTCGACAATATGAATAGAgaaatcttcttcatcttcttttatAGGTTGTAGCCTTGGAGATTTTCTCACAGAAGGTGCAGCAGCAGCCAGCTTTTCCTTGCCATCTTTTTCATGAGTGGCAATTGTTTCAGCTGTTTACAAAAACAAACAGTGTTAGACATAAGAAATCTGGATAGCActatttattatacaatataaaaatatattctaattgAAGTTTACATGCAGGTGGTGTTGGTTGGTTGGGTTCTTGCTGCTCCTGTGGAGCTCTCTGGAGTGTACACAACTAGTGAACGAATAGGTTCACATTGTACCACCATCTACGCCTCTTGTCATCTTTAGAAAgtttttcaatttatattttatatttaactaaCACATATTACcattgttaataattttttgtgttttttttgttttaagaaagataagttttaaaactaaataaacTCATCCAtggttttattaatttatttgtttattcatAATTACTATTTAAATCTATGTCTATAAACGGTCGTTTgtggaaaaatgaaaatcataATTTTGCTTCTGTTACGGAATATACTACTTGCCCCCTTTTCTGCTTCGTCCAACAAGTATTGATTAAATGTTCCTCCTCCTTTTAATAAATGTCTCTCAGTTCTTTAATACACTATTCTATAAAAAGGCCTGCATGTAAAGTCCTACTGTACCCCTCATATCAGGAAACCTTCTTATCTAAAACCTTTCATCTTCTTCTACAAacccttttgtttttgaaaatgtcTCTCTCTGACTGTTCCGTCCGCATCTGCAGCGATGCTTCAGCGTCACTGTTTTGGGTGTTCGCTACCATGTTCTCAGCCTCCCTGATGAGGTTGTTGAAGAAAGGACTCGAGGACACATTCTCGAGTCCAGTTTCTGACATGAACTGTTACCTTCATGCGGAGCGCCCTCCGTGAAAAGCCGAGGCAACGGAGGCTTGCCTGCATCAGACGCCGCGACTGGCTCATTAGATTCGCGGGTGTGTCCAGATCCTCCCCAAGcggaggaggaggagaagaaGGCAGCGAAGAGTCTTctagttgattttttttttttttttttttttttttttttttttttttttttttttttttttttttttttttttttttttttttttttttttttttttttttttttttttcttttttttttttttttttttttttttttttttttttttttttttttttttttttcttttttttttttttttttttttttttttttttttttttttttttttttttttttttttttttttttttttttttgggctgATAGTCTTCCCTTTATGTACTGtcttctttttaaatatattattattcatgaaAAATGAAGTTTGATTGCATCTAATCTTTTGGGTATGTGTGTTTTtggaataatttattttactcTATGGTGATTCAGTATAAAAGCCAATGGTATAATCACGATTGCTATGAAACTAACCGTCGAAGACGAAAGAAGTAAAAGTACACAAGGAACTCTTTTCATTAAATCGCAGCCCGTGATGGGCGAGGATTACAAGCAAACGACTTAGTAGTGTTATCAGTTTTATCCTAAGAAGGTTCTCCATCTTCAACTCCTTCACTTCTTCCTGCCGCCTCATCTATTTTGCTTCAAGGCGGTCGTTTCGCTTTCCAAGCCTCCTTCTCCTCGCCTGAAGCTCGGGATGAGGGACCTGAAGTTCGCCTAAGGTTGGGCGAGGAGGAAGGCGGAGGACCGCGTTCGGATCTGGCATGAGGTTGGCGGAGGATCAGACTCCATTGCCCTATCAAAACTCGGCGAGACGATCTTTCGCAGACCTGGTGAGCCTGGTGATGAAGAATTGCGAAAAAGTAAACTGAGTAAACTCTACTTTATCGAAAACAAGAGACTCTCTGAATCTGACTCGTTTTCAGTGAAATACAAAATAATCATGTTTTGATGCAGTAAAATTTAATGTGTTTAACTTCAATTTACTTATGATGCTAAAAGTGGAATACTGACAGCTGTGCACACACTCCCAGATCCAAAATACTGCTGATGTCAAATATTATTCTATAAGAGCTCATGTCTTTAAGGATTAAATACTGATGACTTTTATTTGATTCTCAATAGAATCATTGTGTAAGATTTAAATTACTGTCAGGATTCCAAAAATACCTGatgatttaaatttgatatCTACAAgagaatatgtttttttgaacCATCAAGTGGGGACACAAAAATCTGTTAAAAATCAATTCTTGATGATGTTAGTTTGATTCATAGAGAATCATGTCTTAATGATTAAAACTGTCAGGATTGGAACTACTGATGACCTGGACTTCATTCTACAAGGATCATGTATTAAAGTTAAATTACTGATGATGACCTTTGGTTCTACAAGAGAACCCCCATGTGTTAAGAGTTACTACATAACTGAACTACGTCGGATCAACTActgatgatttataattttgacaAGATGTGACACACAGTGAGTATACAAGTATGTTTGGAATGGACATATTGATGCAACAACAATTAACCAAgcttaaacaaaatattttacaagcTCAGTCCACTTCTGTTCACAAATTTAATTCTACAACGATAATTCGTTGTTAAGCGTTATTTCCATGGTATGAAAACTGTCAGGATCAAATACTGATGTATAATATGACAGAGTGAACCAGTCCGTATTCCCATACTTCAGGAAACAGATAATAGAGCCCACAAATTATCACGCTTACTCATTCTTTTTACACGTTCAGTCCTAGTCTTCGTTGATTAACCAAACTTTATCTCTGTTTTCCTGTGGTCTTCACGATGTTTATTTCTGAGTAGACCAATCTTTGCAGCATCTATTTTTCTTGCCCTTCTCCCATTGCCTTTTTGTTCACTACCCTTTACATATGATTGTCACACATGGTCATAAAAGAGAAAAAACACATATCTAAATCTCAAACTTGAAATTATTTTCGAAAACAAAGTTAGTTTTGCATCAACCTCGCCAGCAAATTGCAATCCCAGTTGCGAGAGTATATCCCATATATGTTTCCATTATGATGCATCACAAACAACTCCAGCGTCTACATTCTTATTTGAAGTTCTCCATTTCATTTCTCGACGTTGCACTGGAGCATTATTTAACAACTTGATTTTTCTTGGGCTTTCTGGCCATGTATAACCAAAGTTCTCTTGCCTGAAACGTATAGTTAAAATATACTGTGGtactaaatcaaataaaaataaattactatatctattttaataacTGGAAAAAGTTGCATACAGTGGCTTCAGT
Coding sequences:
- the LOC135152666 gene encoding uncharacterized protein LOC135152666 — translated: MYDGIPEALQENFGLYMAQKSPRKIKLLNNAPVQRLEMKWRTSNKNVDSGVFVMHHMETYMGYTLRNWDCKFAAEGIEQKRQLEKARKIYAAKIVYSEINILKDHMKTEIKFVNQN
- the LOC135152857 gene encoding uncharacterized protein LOC135152857 yields the protein MEKLKKEFGETLDKGKQLFPESDKMKEYEQRFEEMTTGRNEPSYAAYGLNNHLKRVLKPTDHQKSPFKIQGIDLNTQRFSKDEEEVWSWINGRKNRAMIEIFLWNNVTCLKHHIQSLQIGKEVLFHVVDAYTSILNEDEKFRAAESPYRFFCSTMVTMGNVVKGSQLVANSTDPNITYMKFKSNMDAILFKHRVDINHVDLEDLC